A genomic segment from Psychrobacter arcticus 273-4 encodes:
- a CDS encoding SulP family inorganic anion transporter, with translation MTSFFGNLREEWFSNIRGDTLSGLVVALALIPEAIAFSIIAGVDPKVGLYASFCMAVVISFVGGRPGMISAATGAMALVMVDLVADHGLQYLLAATLLCGGIQIVMGILKLGNLMRFVSRSVVIGFVNALAILIFAAQLPELNPATERVGMMVYVMTAAGLAIIYLFPLIPKIGRVIPSPLVCIVGLTAVAMYMNLDIRNVGSMGNLPDSLPMFLLPDIPLNLTTLLIIAPYSIALAIVGLLESMMTATIVDELTDTPSDKNRECRGQGIANVVSGFFGGMAGCAMIGQSMINVKSGGRTRLSTLIAGVVLLIMVVFLSDWVSLIPMAALVAVMIMVSIGTFNWQSIREFKTHPMSFNIVMLATVLTTVFTHNLAYGVGVGVLLSALAFANKIGQFLTVFSEYDDNGNTRYYYVQGQVFFASTTQFLQSFDTKEALDNVHIDVSQAHFWDISAVDTLDKLVIRLQREGIDVKVVGLNNASRTLIDRFSIHDRRDIGLLD, from the coding sequence ATGACATCTTTTTTTGGTAATTTACGTGAAGAATGGTTTTCCAATATTCGTGGCGATACCTTATCAGGTTTGGTCGTTGCTCTGGCATTGATTCCAGAAGCCATTGCCTTTTCTATCATCGCTGGTGTCGACCCAAAAGTTGGTTTATATGCCTCATTTTGCATGGCAGTAGTCATCAGTTTTGTTGGTGGACGCCCGGGTATGATTTCAGCAGCTACGGGAGCCATGGCACTGGTTATGGTTGATTTGGTCGCTGACCATGGTCTGCAATACCTGCTTGCGGCAACCTTATTGTGCGGTGGTATTCAAATTGTTATGGGCATCTTAAAACTCGGTAATCTGATGCGTTTTGTATCGCGCTCAGTAGTTATCGGCTTTGTGAATGCGTTGGCGATCTTAATATTTGCCGCGCAGCTGCCCGAGCTTAATCCTGCCACTGAACGCGTCGGTATGATGGTGTATGTCATGACTGCCGCAGGTTTAGCGATTATTTACCTATTTCCACTGATTCCTAAAATTGGTCGTGTGATTCCATCGCCTCTGGTTTGTATCGTGGGTTTAACAGCCGTTGCCATGTATATGAATCTTGATATTCGTAACGTCGGTAGTATGGGTAATTTGCCAGATTCATTACCGATGTTTTTACTTCCAGATATTCCGCTCAATTTAACCACCTTGTTGATCATCGCCCCTTACTCGATCGCGCTTGCCATCGTAGGTTTATTAGAATCAATGATGACAGCAACCATTGTCGATGAGCTAACCGATACGCCAAGCGATAAAAACCGCGAATGCCGTGGCCAAGGTATTGCTAACGTGGTCTCAGGATTCTTCGGCGGTATGGCCGGCTGTGCGATGATTGGGCAGTCGATGATTAATGTAAAATCTGGTGGACGTACTCGTCTATCAACGCTCATCGCCGGTGTAGTGCTACTGATTATGGTGGTATTTTTGAGTGATTGGGTCAGCTTGATACCGATGGCAGCGCTGGTAGCGGTGATGATTATGGTGTCTATTGGTACTTTTAACTGGCAGTCTATTCGTGAGTTTAAGACCCATCCTATGTCATTTAATATCGTCATGCTGGCAACGGTACTGACTACGGTCTTTACTCATAACCTAGCATACGGCGTCGGTGTTGGCGTACTATTATCTGCTTTGGCTTTTGCCAATAAAATCGGTCAATTCTTAACCGTATTTAGCGAATATGATGACAATGGCAACACGCGTTATTATTACGTTCAAGGGCAAGTGTTCTTTGCTTCAACCACGCAGTTTTTGCAAAGCTTTGATACCAAAGAGGCATTAGACAATGTCCACATTGATGTGAGCCAAGCGCATTTTTGGGATATCAGTGCGGTAGATACCTTGGATAAGCTGGTCATACGCTTGCAGCGCGAAGGTATTGATGTCAAAGTCGTTGGATTAAACAATGCCAGTCGTACCCTTATCGATCGTTTTTCGATTCATGATCGCCGAGATATTGGCTTATTAGATTAA
- a CDS encoding ammonium transporter, translating into MQNQIFELQYALDTFYLLMCGALVMWMTAGFTMLEAGLVRSKNTVEILTKNIALFATACTMYMICGYAIMYDGNLFLSGIAGTESLVADALATSAENGFDGDAVYSSASDFFFQVVFVATCMSIVSGAVAERMKLWSFLLFAVVMTGVIYPLEGSWTWGGKAVFGLYSLGDLGFSDFAGSGIVHMAGAAAALAGVLLLGARLGKYGSKGEIRAIPGANLPLAALGTLILWMGWFGFNGGSVLKLGDIASANSVAVVFLNTNAAAAGGAIGALLIARLIFGKADLTMLLNGALAGLVAITAEPLTPSALQATLFGMTAGIIVVLSILLLDKIKIDDPVGAISVHGVVGLFGLLIVPLTNPAASLIGQLAGAATIFAWVFVSSLIIWSIIKFVIGLRISEEEEYQGADIAECGMEAYPEFIR; encoded by the coding sequence ATGCAAAACCAAATCTTTGAGCTCCAGTACGCGCTAGATACGTTTTATCTCTTAATGTGTGGTGCGCTTGTCATGTGGATGACTGCGGGCTTCACAATGTTAGAGGCGGGACTGGTACGCTCAAAAAACACAGTCGAAATCCTAACCAAAAATATCGCGCTTTTTGCGACCGCCTGTACCATGTACATGATATGCGGTTATGCCATCATGTATGACGGTAATCTGTTTTTGAGTGGTATTGCAGGTACCGAAAGCTTAGTTGCCGATGCTTTGGCTACCTCAGCTGAAAACGGCTTTGATGGCGATGCCGTATATTCCAGTGCATCCGACTTTTTCTTCCAAGTAGTCTTTGTAGCTACCTGTATGTCTATCGTCTCAGGTGCGGTCGCTGAGCGCATGAAACTATGGTCATTCTTACTGTTTGCTGTGGTGATGACTGGCGTCATTTATCCGTTAGAAGGCAGCTGGACATGGGGTGGCAAAGCGGTATTTGGCTTATATAGTCTAGGCGACTTGGGCTTCTCTGATTTTGCTGGCTCTGGTATCGTACATATGGCAGGGGCTGCTGCCGCTTTAGCAGGTGTATTACTCTTAGGGGCGCGACTCGGTAAATACGGTTCTAAAGGTGAGATACGTGCCATTCCTGGGGCAAACTTACCACTAGCAGCACTTGGTACGTTGATATTATGGATGGGCTGGTTTGGTTTTAATGGTGGTTCGGTATTAAAGCTTGGCGATATCGCTAGTGCCAATTCCGTCGCTGTCGTGTTCTTAAATACCAATGCTGCCGCTGCTGGCGGGGCGATTGGCGCCTTACTCATCGCACGCCTTATCTTTGGTAAAGCAGATCTCACCATGCTCTTAAACGGTGCACTGGCAGGTCTGGTCGCTATTACCGCAGAACCTTTAACACCCTCTGCGCTACAGGCTACCTTGTTTGGCATGACCGCAGGTATCATTGTCGTCTTATCGATTCTGCTACTAGACAAAATAAAAATCGACGATCCTGTAGGCGCAATTTCTGTCCATGGTGTGGTGGGCTTATTTGGTCTATTGATTGTACCGCTGACCAATCCGGCAGCGTCATTGATCGGTCAACTAGCCGGTGCTGCTACTATTTTTGCATGGGTATTCGTAAGCAGTTTAATCATTTGGAGTATTATCAAATTTGTCATCGGTCTGCGTATCTCTGAAGAAGAAGAGTATCAAGGTGCAGATATTGCCGAGTGTGGTATGGAAGCCTATCCAGAATTTATAAGATAA
- a CDS encoding putative RNA methyltransferase yields the protein MPVSLFVCPLCQSPLQPAIDTWRCDGSLNPKQTTHSFDVARQGYVNLLPVQQKKSKAPGDSQVSIEARKRFLNAGHYQPLQTLICQKMAELLAKNELPSEQTNKPVNWLDIGCGEGYYTQVMAQTGMDTLIAADISKPAIVELAKASKAASSLWNQKDKNDGIKTAVIYPLVTSAAHLPLRAQSINGISSIFSPILPEAFNDILSDEGYLIIAKPDIGHLATMREALFDDVREHDSDKFLQELAPYFTLLNTYHVSTELKLSADDLADLLTMTPYAYRAHTEKRQALLASVSTETFATKAKFVIYILQKMAVA from the coding sequence ATGCCTGTGTCTTTATTTGTTTGTCCCCTTTGTCAGTCACCACTACAGCCCGCAATCGATACATGGCGCTGTGATGGTAGCTTAAATCCTAAGCAAACCACGCATTCTTTTGATGTGGCGCGTCAGGGTTACGTCAATCTGCTGCCTGTCCAACAAAAAAAATCTAAAGCACCGGGTGATAGTCAAGTATCTATCGAAGCGCGTAAACGGTTTTTAAATGCAGGGCATTATCAGCCATTACAGACACTGATTTGCCAAAAAATGGCGGAACTGTTAGCAAAAAACGAGTTGCCATCTGAACAAACTAATAAACCAGTCAATTGGCTGGATATCGGTTGTGGCGAAGGCTACTACACTCAAGTAATGGCTCAGACGGGCATGGATACACTTATTGCGGCAGATATTAGTAAACCTGCCATAGTAGAGCTTGCAAAAGCGAGCAAGGCAGCAAGTTCTCTTTGGAATCAGAAAGATAAGAACGATGGTATTAAAACAGCAGTGATTTATCCACTGGTAACCAGTGCTGCTCATTTGCCCTTACGTGCGCAAAGTATCAATGGGATTAGCAGTATCTTTAGTCCCATTCTGCCAGAAGCATTTAATGACATATTAAGCGATGAGGGTTATTTAATCATTGCTAAGCCAGATATCGGGCACTTAGCAACAATGCGTGAGGCTTTGTTTGATGATGTCCGTGAGCACGATTCTGATAAATTTTTGCAGGAGTTAGCACCATATTTTACGCTGCTAAATACCTATCATGTTAGTACTGAGTTAAAGTTATCAGCAGATGATTTGGCTGACTTATTGACCATGACCCCTTATGCATACCGTGCGCATACTGAAAAAAGACAAGCGCTACTAGCTTCAGTTTCAACCGAAACATTTGCAACTAAAGCCAAGTTTGTCATATATATTTTGCAGAAAATGGCGGTTGCATAA
- a CDS encoding universal stress protein, producing the protein MSNLKPDSVIACLDCPNHVQAVLEASMWASIRLQAPIGLLYSVPSLQQKAAVDYSGCLNIDDENTLLDQFTAKEHLSNCELKAQGKRLLHQASSYCEQQRHKIKTYTLHRHEKLDESINYVDDQAQLIVIGHHVTCKSTLSQLIRSSHCPILVTHAPFLPPTSALFAFDNSPTSHKMLNWLCKTPLVRALMIHIVMVSKENSENCDALREAYARLKQAGIKCKKTLLDCRDVTSALTYYQHDNDIGLLMTGAFAQPRLIELLKGSDTKKLLGSTTTPYLLFPKA; encoded by the coding sequence ATGAGTAATTTGAAGCCAGATAGCGTAATTGCCTGCTTAGACTGCCCAAATCATGTACAAGCCGTATTGGAAGCAAGTATGTGGGCGTCTATCCGCCTGCAAGCCCCAATTGGATTGCTGTATTCAGTGCCAAGCTTACAGCAAAAAGCAGCCGTTGATTATTCAGGCTGCCTCAATATTGATGATGAAAATACTTTACTTGATCAATTCACGGCAAAAGAGCACTTAAGTAATTGCGAGTTAAAAGCGCAAGGTAAGCGGCTTTTACATCAAGCCAGCAGCTATTGCGAGCAGCAACGTCACAAAATCAAAACCTATACATTGCATCGGCATGAAAAGCTCGATGAGAGCATTAATTATGTCGATGACCAAGCCCAATTAATCGTGATTGGTCATCATGTCACCTGTAAGTCGACCTTAAGCCAGCTTATCCGCTCAAGTCACTGCCCCATTTTGGTGACTCATGCACCATTTTTGCCCCCTACCAGTGCTTTATTTGCTTTTGACAACAGCCCCACTTCGCACAAAATGCTTAATTGGCTATGTAAAACGCCTCTCGTGCGTGCATTGATGATCCATATCGTCATGGTCAGTAAAGAGAACTCTGAAAACTGCGATGCATTACGTGAAGCCTATGCGCGTCTTAAACAGGCCGGCATTAAATGCAAAAAAACCTTACTCGATTGCCGCGATGTCACCTCAGCGTTAACCTACTACCAACATGACAACGATATCGGTCTACTGATGACAGGTGCCTTTGCCCAGCCGCGTTTGATTGAGCTATTAAAAGGCAGTGACACCAAAAAGCTATTGGGTAGCACCACTACCCCGTATTTATTGTTTCCCAAGGCCTAA
- the cls gene encoding cardiolipin synthase yields MIVDILLTIHFILLILISLRVLSRHDLTSPARLAWIVILFILPYFGVLIYWMFGEVHLGHDFGQKRDDIIKQLNTHSPSVLGHETTLEKMIKPAYQASFAYAAKATGFHTMEGNQAELMADASETRRRMIADFDAATDHIHVLYYIWLVDGMGIDTAQAFIRAAKRGVTCRAMVDGMGSRKMVRSKIWQEMKNAGVQVSVALPLTNFIKVMLFSRIDLRNHRKITVIDGKIGYSGSRNCADPEFMVKPKYAPWVDIMLRIEGPVVAQNQMLFASDWLIENPDTPLDSFYYDSTPKPNGFPAQVFSDGPTQRHGTTPQFLGALISQAQDTLIISTPYFVPDYSLVSILCATAYRGVEVTMVFPKNNDSFIVAATSRSYYWQLLEAGVKIYEYKPGLLHAKTLTIDGEISLIGSTNLDLRSFDLNYENNIVFSDKKLTADIMQRQYQYIADSDEVTREEVKNWPPSSRIWNNIVATMGPVL; encoded by the coding sequence ATGATCGTAGATATCTTGTTGACCATACATTTTATCCTGCTGATACTGATTTCTTTACGGGTCTTATCTCGTCATGATTTGACCTCGCCTGCTAGATTGGCATGGATTGTCATCCTGTTTATTTTGCCTTATTTTGGCGTACTGATTTACTGGATGTTCGGTGAAGTACATTTGGGTCATGACTTTGGGCAAAAACGCGACGATATCATTAAGCAACTAAATACCCATAGCCCAAGCGTTCTTGGTCATGAGACGACGTTAGAGAAGATGATCAAGCCCGCCTATCAAGCCTCATTTGCTTACGCGGCAAAAGCCACCGGTTTTCATACCATGGAGGGCAATCAGGCGGAGCTCATGGCAGATGCGAGCGAGACCCGCAGACGCATGATTGCCGATTTTGATGCTGCAACAGACCATATCCATGTGCTGTATTACATTTGGCTCGTCGATGGCATGGGTATTGATACCGCGCAAGCCTTCATCCGAGCAGCAAAGCGTGGCGTTACTTGTCGGGCGATGGTTGATGGCATGGGCTCACGCAAGATGGTGCGCTCAAAGATATGGCAAGAAATGAAGAATGCTGGCGTACAAGTCAGTGTCGCTCTCCCGCTGACCAACTTTATAAAGGTAATGCTGTTTAGCCGGATTGATCTTCGTAATCACCGCAAGATTACTGTCATTGATGGCAAAATCGGCTACTCGGGTAGTCGCAACTGCGCCGATCCTGAATTTATGGTGAAACCAAAATATGCTCCGTGGGTTGATATTATGCTGCGTATCGAAGGACCTGTGGTCGCGCAAAATCAAATGTTATTTGCCAGTGATTGGTTGATTGAAAACCCAGACACTCCGCTTGATAGCTTCTATTATGACAGCACGCCAAAGCCTAATGGCTTCCCTGCCCAAGTCTTTTCAGATGGTCCCACTCAGCGCCACGGTACCACGCCACAGTTTTTGGGTGCTCTGATTAGTCAAGCCCAAGATACGCTGATTATCTCGACACCCTATTTTGTACCGGATTATTCACTTGTCAGTATTTTATGCGCTACTGCCTATCGCGGGGTTGAAGTGACGATGGTTTTTCCAAAAAATAACGATTCTTTTATCGTTGCCGCGACCAGTCGCAGTTATTATTGGCAATTGCTTGAAGCGGGGGTAAAAATTTATGAATATAAACCAGGCTTGTTACACGCAAAGACCTTGACGATTGATGGTGAAATTAGCTTGATTGGCTCGACCAATTTAGACTTGCGTAGCTTTGATTTGAATTATGAGAATAACATCGTATTTAGTGATAAAAAGCTGACGGCAGATATTATGCAGCGCCAATATCAATATATTGCTGACTCAGACGAAGTAACACGTGAAGAGGTCAAAAACTGGCCACCATCTTCTAGGATTTGGAACAACATCGTTGCTACGATGGGACCTGTTTTATAA
- a CDS encoding DNA/RNA non-specific endonuclease: MVVTASILSISAAHADDFTQCSQSFYGGVYPEFSNTKLSNNTQALCMDGFAVMYSGVSRTPLWSAEYLDRKRLQQAKQIDREDSFHEESRLPQSMRAKLSDYSGSGYDRGHLAPNGDMANRSQQYDSFSLANIAPQSPRNNRYIWRNIESATRYLTQQYGEVYTVTGVAFTDKKAKQLAGRVLVPSHFFKAVYIPAINQAGVYYAPNDESERIEIISIDELTSKIGIDVLPVLDAKTKAQALDLPLKAGEAIDIPTTEVEEPTWMLFVVAIFEWLMAQLQT, translated from the coding sequence ATGGTAGTAACCGCTAGTATTCTGAGCATATCAGCGGCACATGCTGATGATTTCACACAATGCAGCCAATCATTTTATGGCGGCGTGTATCCTGAATTTAGCAATACGAAGTTGAGTAATAATACTCAAGCACTATGTATGGACGGTTTTGCTGTCATGTATTCTGGTGTATCACGTACGCCATTATGGTCAGCAGAATATCTGGATCGTAAACGTTTACAGCAGGCCAAACAAATAGACCGCGAAGACAGTTTTCATGAAGAAAGCCGATTACCACAGTCTATGCGTGCCAAGCTGTCTGACTATTCAGGCTCAGGTTATGACCGTGGACATTTAGCGCCCAATGGTGACATGGCCAATCGCAGTCAGCAGTATGATAGTTTTAGCCTCGCTAATATAGCCCCGCAATCACCACGTAATAACCGCTATATTTGGCGTAATATTGAATCAGCGACCCGCTATTTAACGCAGCAATATGGTGAGGTTTATACCGTCACAGGGGTCGCGTTTACCGATAAAAAAGCCAAACAATTAGCAGGGCGGGTACTGGTGCCCAGTCATTTCTTTAAAGCCGTTTATATCCCAGCGATCAATCAAGCCGGTGTTTACTATGCGCCAAACGATGAATCTGAGCGTATAGAAATCATTAGTATTGACGAATTGACGTCTAAAATTGGTATTGACGTCTTGCCGGTACTTGATGCAAAGACTAAAGCACAAGCTCTGGATTTACCGCTAAAGGCTGGCGAAGCGATAGATATACCAACCACAGAGGTAGAAGAGCCTACTTGGATGTTATTTGTAGTAGCAATCTTTGAATGGCTCATGGCACAATTGCAAACATAA
- a CDS encoding DUF2147 domain-containing protein encodes MKLFAKTTLAVAGISLASMAFAADPLANTTWQTYDEGKPKGVVKITESNGVLTGKLISTVSEKGQKHVGMTIISGLKADGNGKYSGGKITDPEKNKTYKLTANLNGSNLDLKGHLGPFSRSQTWKKK; translated from the coding sequence ATGAAACTATTCGCAAAAACTACATTAGCCGTTGCTGGTATCAGTTTAGCAAGCATGGCATTCGCCGCTGATCCATTAGCCAATACTACTTGGCAGACTTATGACGAAGGCAAGCCAAAAGGCGTGGTTAAAATCACTGAGTCAAATGGTGTGTTAACGGGTAAGCTTATCAGCACCGTGTCAGAGAAAGGTCAGAAGCACGTTGGTATGACGATTATCTCTGGACTAAAAGCTGATGGTAATGGTAAATACAGTGGTGGTAAGATTACTGACCCTGAAAAGAACAAGACTTACAAATTGACTGCTAACTTGAATGGTAGCAATCTTGATCTAAAAGGTCATTTAGGGCCATTCTCACGTAGCCAAACGTGGAAAAAGAAATAA
- a CDS encoding YdcF family protein: protein MLTRVILTIIGSVMIIDCLILMVFDKINFGSVVPFLLGMVFVAHGIFWRNIRRFICQNRWLSRFWYALWTMFLIWFVSFGVFIYALQQQIEQSTRPIPKVAAIIVLGSGTVAGKPTPTLAKRLDTAAPLIHSQKSALVITSGGIGFGQTRSEANIMATYLYDTYDISLKRILQEGQSTSTAENLIYSQEILAAKGLSIKAPIAIVTSDFHIIRAANIARHQGYLQPIMLASPTPLSIRYNAWFREYFAFVSGWLFGEY from the coding sequence ATGTTAACACGAGTTATATTAACCATTATCGGCAGCGTGATGATTATCGACTGTTTGATTTTAATGGTATTCGACAAAATTAACTTTGGCTCTGTTGTACCCTTTTTATTGGGTATGGTGTTTGTTGCTCATGGTATTTTTTGGCGTAACATAAGAAGATTTATCTGCCAAAATCGTTGGTTAAGCCGTTTTTGGTATGCACTATGGACGATGTTTCTTATCTGGTTTGTCAGCTTTGGTGTCTTCATTTATGCATTACAGCAGCAAATTGAACAAAGTACTAGACCTATACCCAAAGTCGCTGCCATCATTGTACTAGGGTCAGGGACGGTCGCAGGCAAGCCCACACCAACACTTGCCAAGCGCTTGGATACTGCCGCGCCCCTTATTCATTCACAAAAAAGCGCACTGGTCATCACTAGTGGTGGCATAGGTTTTGGTCAGACACGTAGCGAAGCTAATATTATGGCTACCTATTTATACGATACGTATGACATCTCTCTCAAGCGTATTTTGCAAGAGGGTCAGAGTACGAGTACAGCAGAAAACCTTATATATAGCCAAGAGATATTAGCGGCAAAAGGCCTTTCTATCAAAGCGCCCATCGCTATCGTGACCAGTGATTTTCATATTATTCGCGCAGCAAACATCGCTCGGCATCAAGGCTACTTGCAACCTATCATGCTTGCCAGCCCTACTCCGTTATCCATTCGCTATAACGCGTGGTTTCGAGAGTACTTTGCCTTTGTCAGTGGTTGGCTTTTTGGAGAATACTAG
- the murD gene encoding UDP-N-acetylmuramoyl-L-alanine--D-glutamate ligase — protein sequence MTASTATETLLHKGSGLQVVVGLGQSGLSVAHYLAEQGYQVAVTDNQENPALADKLPATIDIRQFGAIDAELLQQAARIIISPGISLDNDAIAAARAANIPVVSDIQLFCEACTVPIVAITGSNAKSTVTTLVGQMAADAGINVGVGGNIGVPALSLLSNDKMELAVIELSSFQLETVTNLGAQVATVLNMSPDHLDRHGDMLGYHQAKHRIFQGAKSVVINREDALTRPLVSDSLPRLSTGIHAPNKGHYGLITDAAGQTYLARGTERLISADKLKIKGRHNLLNAQAALALGELAGLPLESMLSTLQQFAGLEHRCQYVATIAGIDYFNDSKGTNIGSTMAAVEGLGAVYAPKDGKLLLILGGQGKAQQFGELSPFINQYVSQVLFIGEDSQQIEQHLRAAGLSDEVSLHQCQTLENAFSMIEQVTASSLSQVQAVLLSPACASFDQFNGFVARGERFSQLVKQLNTVSQQALS from the coding sequence ATGACCGCTAGCACCGCAACAGAAACCTTACTTCATAAAGGCAGTGGCTTACAAGTCGTGGTCGGTTTGGGGCAGTCGGGATTATCGGTCGCACATTATTTGGCTGAGCAGGGCTACCAAGTTGCCGTCACTGACAATCAGGAGAATCCCGCATTAGCAGATAAACTGCCTGCTACTATTGATATCAGACAGTTTGGTGCGATCGATGCAGAGTTATTACAACAAGCGGCACGGATTATAATCAGTCCTGGTATCTCTCTAGATAATGATGCGATTGCAGCGGCGCGTGCGGCAAATATTCCAGTGGTCAGCGATATTCAGCTATTTTGTGAAGCTTGTACGGTGCCAATTGTTGCGATTACTGGCTCAAATGCAAAAAGCACTGTGACCACGCTGGTTGGACAAATGGCGGCAGATGCTGGTATCAATGTTGGCGTAGGCGGTAATATTGGCGTGCCAGCGCTGAGCCTTTTGAGTAATGATAAAATGGAGCTAGCAGTTATAGAATTATCTAGCTTTCAGTTAGAAACCGTGACCAACTTAGGGGCGCAGGTCGCAACAGTCCTCAATATGTCGCCTGATCATTTAGACCGTCATGGTGATATGCTCGGCTATCACCAAGCCAAACATCGTATCTTCCAAGGTGCCAAATCGGTAGTGATTAATCGTGAAGATGCGTTGACCCGACCATTGGTGTCAGATAGTTTGCCGCGACTGAGCACTGGTATTCATGCTCCTAACAAGGGGCACTATGGGCTTATTACGGATGCAGCAGGGCAGACTTATTTGGCACGTGGTACAGAGCGTCTCATATCAGCAGATAAACTAAAGATAAAAGGTCGTCATAACTTACTTAATGCCCAAGCAGCATTGGCATTGGGCGAGCTTGCTGGTTTGCCGCTTGAGAGTATGCTTAGCACCTTGCAGCAGTTTGCAGGTCTTGAGCATCGCTGCCAATATGTCGCCACAATTGCTGGCATTGATTACTTTAATGATTCTAAAGGCACCAATATTGGCTCAACCATGGCGGCTGTTGAAGGTTTGGGCGCGGTCTATGCACCCAAAGACGGTAAGTTATTATTAATATTGGGCGGTCAAGGTAAAGCTCAGCAGTTCGGTGAACTCTCGCCTTTTATCAATCAATATGTGAGTCAAGTGCTCTTTATTGGCGAGGACAGTCAGCAGATTGAACAGCATTTACGCGCAGCGGGTCTCAGCGATGAGGTTAGCCTGCATCAATGTCAGACCTTAGAAAATGCTTTTTCGATGATTGAGCAAGTAACGGCAAGTAGTTTGTCGCAAGTACAGGCGGTATTATTGTCACCTGCTTGTGCAAGCTTCGATCAGTTTAATGGGTTTGTCGCGCGGGGCGAGCGCTTTAGCCAGCTCGTTAAACAGTTGAATACCGTGTCTCAACAGGCACTATCATAA
- a CDS encoding P-II family nitrogen regulator — MKLITAILKPFKLDDVREALSDIGVKGVTVTEVKGFGRQKGHTELYRGAEYVVDFLPKVKVEVAVIDEMVEPAIEAITRIASTGKIGDGKIFVTNLEQVIRIRTGETGPDAI, encoded by the coding sequence ATGAAGCTAATCACTGCGATCTTAAAACCGTTTAAGCTCGATGATGTGCGTGAAGCGCTTTCTGACATTGGTGTTAAAGGTGTTACCGTCACTGAGGTCAAAGGTTTCGGTCGCCAAAAAGGTCATACCGAGCTCTATCGCGGCGCCGAGTACGTGGTGGATTTTTTGCCTAAAGTAAAAGTGGAAGTGGCCGTGATCGACGAGATGGTCGAGCCTGCTATTGAAGCCATTACGCGTATCGCTAGTACCGGTAAAATCGGTGACGGTAAAATATTTGTGACCAATCTTGAGCAAGTCATTCGTATTCGTACGGGTGAGACAGGTCCTGACGCTATCTAA